A window of Staphylococcus saprophyticus subsp. saprophyticus ATCC 15305 = NCTC 7292 contains these coding sequences:
- a CDS encoding FAD-dependent oxidoreductase — MKKIVIIGSVAAGTSVAAKARRNSEDVEITVFDKDSDISYSVCGIPYYIGGNVSDIDELTPRNAKWFKERFNIDIYTEYEVNKINDSDQTITVTNLVNDEKMIQKYDELVLATGSSPKELPQLNSEEYNNVFKVKNINDAKAIYNYINDHDVQNITIVGGGFIGLEMLEQLSNYNTSIVQRNTFMPHLDYDMSFMIQEYIEDKANVYTYNEIDIIDYDENHTINRVSLKTGELIDTDLIIIGIGVTPNTKLAKEIGINIGESGAIQTNKYLETNIPHIYAIGDAAESYNLITGNPIYRPLGSTANKMGRILGDRLTGGNLEHKGILGTGIVRIFDMTIAQTGLTEKEAVELEIDIDVLHNVKPNRPEYMQGQEMVIKAIFDKNNSKLLGAQIVGYEGVDKRIDVLATAITFGAKAEDLFHLDLAYAPPFSTTKDPVIYTGMIGHNITRGRKIITPEEVVKQKNDLLILDVRSPKQFEVDHVDGAINVPLKTLRSYAKTLDENQTIVTYCNKGTTGNAAQNVLINLGFKQVYNLSGGNKNYQRYKRFQVEREKKN, encoded by the coding sequence TTGAAAAAAATTGTTATCATTGGTTCAGTTGCTGCCGGTACGAGTGTCGCGGCTAAAGCAAGAAGAAATAGTGAAGATGTTGAAATTACCGTTTTTGATAAAGATAGTGATATTTCGTATTCCGTATGTGGTATCCCCTACTATATAGGCGGTAATGTATCTGATATTGATGAACTCACGCCACGAAATGCTAAATGGTTTAAAGAACGCTTTAATATAGATATTTATACAGAATATGAAGTGAATAAGATAAATGATAGTGATCAAACAATAACAGTTACTAATTTAGTAAATGATGAAAAGATGATTCAAAAATATGACGAATTAGTATTAGCAACAGGTTCATCGCCTAAAGAACTCCCTCAATTAAATAGCGAAGAATATAATAATGTGTTTAAAGTTAAAAATATTAATGATGCCAAAGCAATTTATAATTATATTAATGACCATGATGTTCAGAATATAACAATCGTTGGCGGTGGATTTATTGGTTTAGAGATGTTAGAACAATTATCTAATTACAACACTTCAATTGTTCAACGTAACACTTTTATGCCTCATTTAGACTACGATATGAGTTTTATGATTCAAGAATATATTGAAGATAAAGCTAACGTATATACCTATAATGAAATTGACATTATTGATTATGATGAGAATCATACGATAAATAGAGTCAGCTTAAAAACTGGCGAATTAATTGATACAGACTTAATCATTATTGGGATTGGTGTCACACCAAATACTAAATTAGCTAAAGAAATTGGTATTAATATTGGAGAATCTGGAGCAATACAAACCAATAAGTATTTGGAAACAAATATTCCTCATATATATGCAATTGGTGATGCAGCAGAAAGTTATAATTTAATTACTGGTAATCCTATATATAGACCGCTAGGTTCTACAGCAAATAAAATGGGTCGTATTTTAGGAGATCGATTAACTGGTGGAAATCTAGAACATAAAGGCATTTTAGGCACAGGCATTGTCCGTATCTTTGATATGACAATTGCCCAGACAGGTTTAACCGAAAAAGAAGCTGTTGAGTTAGAAATTGATATTGATGTATTACACAATGTGAAACCGAATCGTCCAGAATATATGCAAGGTCAAGAAATGGTAATTAAAGCTATATTTGATAAAAATAATTCTAAATTACTTGGTGCGCAAATAGTTGGGTATGAGGGCGTAGACAAGAGAATTGATGTACTAGCTACTGCTATAACATTTGGTGCCAAAGCAGAAGATTTATTTCATTTAGATTTAGCATATGCACCTCCTTTTTCTACAACTAAAGATCCTGTTATTTATACAGGGATGATTGGTCACAATATTACTCGGGGACGTAAAATTATAACGCCTGAAGAAGTCGTAAAACAAAAAAATGATTTATTGATTTTAGATGTACGTTCTCCAAAGCAATTTGAAGTTGATCATGTTGATGGAGCGATTAACGTCCCATTGAAAACGTTGAGAAGTTATGCAAAAACGTTAGATGAAAATCAAACAATCGTGACTTATTGTAATAAAGGTACTACTGGTAATGCTGCACAAAACGTACTTATTAATTTAGGCTTTAAACAAGTATATAATTTATCAGGTGGCAATAAAAATTATCAACGATATAAAAGATTTCAAGTAGAAAGGGAGAAGAAAAATTGA
- a CDS encoding Txe/YoeB family addiction module toxin, with translation MAKLNITFSPQAFEDYEYFQLKDRPMVKRINKLLKSINRDGALGGIGKPEKLVGSLSGYYSRRINQEHRLVYTVNDTSIMVASCRYHYR, from the coding sequence ATGGCTAAATTAAATATTACTTTTTCACCTCAAGCATTTGAAGATTATGAATACTTTCAGTTAAAAGATAGACCTATGGTAAAGCGTATCAATAAATTGCTTAAAAGTATTAACAGAGATGGGGCTTTAGGAGGTATTGGGAAACCTGAAAAATTGGTTGGTAGTCTTTCGGGATATTATAGTCGTCGGATTAATCAGGAACATAGATTAGTATATACGGTGAATGATACTTCAATCATGGTTGCTTCATGTAGGTATCATTATAGATGA
- a CDS encoding ArsR/SmtB family transcription factor, whose amino-acid sequence MEVIKAKTDMNEDQQLDFYENMFNALADKNRLKILNQISQSPNKSLCVCDLEELLDLKQSKISYHLKKLVSAQILIPEKYGTWNYYKINEAQIQVVLTEDTCCKIL is encoded by the coding sequence ATGGAAGTTATTAAAGCAAAAACTGATATGAATGAAGATCAACAATTAGATTTTTATGAAAACATGTTTAATGCACTTGCTGACAAAAATAGATTAAAAATACTTAATCAAATTAGTCAAAGCCCTAATAAATCACTATGTGTATGCGACTTAGAGGAGTTATTAGATTTAAAACAATCTAAAATTTCATATCATTTAAAAAAACTAGTAAGTGCACAGATTTTAATACCTGAAAAATACGGTACTTGGAACTACTACAAAATCAATGAAGCACAAATTCAAGTTGTATTAACTGAAGATACTTGCTGTAAAATATTATAG
- a CDS encoding ThiF family adenylyltransferase yields MERYNRQVRYHQFGEYGQSQLQKTHVMIMGAGALGSHSAEMLVRMGVGSLTVIDMDIVELSNLHRQALYDELDAEKMLPKVEALKHKLNQINSNVQVIAIDREITNLNIENLLSTYHPDIVIDGMDHFKIRYLINESCNKQNIPWIYGAAVGSKGTVYGIDDQGPCLKCLLETMPSTGESCAINGVLPPVIYQVASIQVSELMRWVSGEAFSKKLITIDCFNMQYKSMDVNALKQSDCNVCKKHEYALLNDKYDNKIEKQCGDMFLLRFNADIFSHTDYLPVTVKKANNFVKLLSYKPYEITLFKDGRMHVYGVENEGEAEKIYREIGKSLS; encoded by the coding sequence ATAGAGCGCTACAATCGACAAGTAAGATATCATCAGTTTGGTGAGTACGGTCAAAGCCAACTTCAAAAAACTCACGTCATGATTATGGGTGCAGGTGCACTTGGTAGTCACAGCGCAGAAATGTTAGTAAGGATGGGGGTAGGCTCACTTACTGTAATAGATATGGATATTGTTGAATTATCCAATTTACATAGACAAGCGTTATATGATGAGTTGGATGCAGAAAAGATGTTACCTAAAGTTGAAGCATTAAAGCATAAGTTGAATCAAATAAATAGTAACGTACAAGTAATAGCAATTGATCGTGAAATAACAAATTTAAATATTGAAAATCTATTATCGACATATCATCCGGATATTGTTATAGATGGTATGGATCATTTTAAAATAAGATATTTAATTAATGAATCTTGTAACAAGCAAAATATACCTTGGATTTACGGTGCTGCAGTTGGTAGTAAAGGTACTGTTTATGGTATCGATGATCAAGGGCCATGTTTGAAATGTCTACTTGAAACAATGCCAAGTACTGGTGAAAGTTGTGCAATAAATGGTGTGCTGCCACCAGTGATTTATCAAGTAGCTAGTATACAAGTTTCCGAGCTAATGAGATGGGTCTCTGGCGAAGCATTTTCAAAGAAACTTATAACTATAGATTGTTTTAATATGCAATATAAGTCGATGGATGTTAATGCCTTAAAACAAAGTGATTGTAATGTTTGTAAGAAACATGAGTATGCATTGTTAAACGATAAATACGACAACAAGATAGAGAAACAATGCGGAGACATGTTCTTATTACGCTTTAATGCCGATATTTTTAGCCATACTGATTATTTACCTGTTACGGTAAAAAAAGCTAATAATTTTGTGAAACTACTGTCCTATAAGCCTTATGAAATTACACTGTTCAAAGACGGAAGAATGCATGTCTATGGAGTTGAAAACGAAGGGGAAGCTGAGAAGATTTATAGAGAAATTGGAAAGAGTTTGAGTTGA
- a CDS encoding permease has translation MLDSSIEFIKTFLMLFFELLVLFIVVSFIVSIIQQIVSEEKIKHFLSKPNQVINYILGMIFGAITPFCSCSTIPILAGLLNSKVPFGPAMSFLIASPLMNPLMIFMLWILLGWKVAVVYFVVLAIFSILTGLVFSKVNLAKSYKGVNVKGDGFFTNKSGSRVKQALNDAWAFLYPMLPYLIIGVFIGAFIYGFIPESFITQYASGDSIISVIIASVIGIPMYIRPETMLPIAEALVSKGMSLGTVVALIIGGAGASIPEVVLLSKLFKKKFVISFVIAILVVAIATGLIVNLII, from the coding sequence ATGTTAGATTCAAGTATAGAATTCATAAAGACGTTTTTAATGCTATTTTTTGAATTATTAGTACTATTCATAGTAGTGAGTTTTATTGTAAGTATAATCCAGCAAATAGTTTCAGAAGAGAAAATAAAACACTTTTTAAGTAAACCTAATCAAGTTATTAATTATATTTTGGGAATGATTTTTGGTGCTATTACACCATTTTGTTCTTGTTCTACTATTCCTATACTTGCAGGTTTGTTAAACTCTAAAGTTCCGTTTGGTCCAGCTATGAGTTTCTTAATCGCTTCGCCACTCATGAATCCACTCATGATATTTATGCTATGGATTTTATTAGGGTGGAAAGTTGCTGTTGTTTATTTTGTTGTATTAGCGATATTCAGCATTTTAACTGGCCTTGTTTTTTCAAAAGTGAATTTAGCAAAGAGTTATAAAGGCGTTAATGTCAAAGGTGATGGATTTTTCACTAATAAATCAGGATCTCGTGTTAAGCAAGCGCTAAATGATGCTTGGGCTTTCCTATATCCAATGTTACCTTATTTAATTATTGGTGTATTTATCGGTGCATTTATTTATGGATTTATTCCAGAAAGCTTTATAACACAATATGCGAGTGGCGATAGTATTATCTCTGTTATTATTGCTTCTGTTATTGGTATACCTATGTATATTAGACCAGAAACAATGCTTCCTATAGCTGAAGCTTTAGTATCTAAAGGTATGTCACTGGGAACAGTCGTAGCATTAATTATAGGTGGCGCAGGAGCAAGTATTCCTGAAGTTGTATTGTTATCTAAATTATTTAAAAAGAAATTTGTAATATCTTTTGTTATAGCAATTTTAGTCGTAGCTATTGCTACTGGTCTAATTGTTAACTTAATCATTTAA
- a CDS encoding zinc ribbon domain-containing protein: MIGYEFFVSEKLENCKYKYIKAINDYIKQEKSHIIGIDLGKYHYLTASNIDRSFVFVDKHNTLFHLFRKYERRIANKQYDNSEAYSKLKTGLKSHINQVVNEMLEQTSNRFQTVFALDDHGSSHLSFPSLVFDLTYFAIKQRKNESDEILIVDESFTSIECPICHDRNQYNRTNKNKFKCTKCGFIHQNNDIVAASNIAKKGQLLNS, encoded by the coding sequence ATGATAGGCTATGAATTTTTCGTTAGTGAAAAGCTAGAGAACTGCAAATATAAGTATATCAAAGCGATTAACGATTATATAAAACAAGAAAAATCTCATATTATCGGTATCGATTTAGGCAAATACCATTACTTAACAGCGTCAAATATAGACCGATCTTTTGTTTTTGTCGATAAACATAACACGCTCTTCCATCTTTTTAGAAAATACGAGAGACGTATTGCTAATAAGCAATATGATAATAGCGAAGCTTATTCTAAACTGAAAACAGGACTTAAAAGCCATATCAATCAAGTTGTTAACGAAATGTTAGAACAAACGTCCAATCGTTTTCAAACCGTCTTTGCATTAGATGATCATGGTTCAAGTCATTTATCTTTTCCTAGTTTGGTATTTGACTTAACTTATTTTGCGATTAAGCAGCGAAAAAATGAAAGTGACGAAATACTGATCGTTGATGAAAGTTTCACGTCTATTGAATGTCCAATATGCCATGATAGAAATCAGTACAACAGAACTAATAAAAATAAGTTTAAGTGTACAAAATGTGGATTCATACATCAAAACAATGATATTGTAGCTGCTAGCAATATAGCAAAGAAAGGACAATTATTAAATTCTTAA
- a CDS encoding type II toxin-antitoxin system Phd/YefM family antitoxin: MTVKNYTFVRDNFRDMINKVNDDSDTITITTKDRNAVLMSEDDYDAIMETLYLQQNPSNAKHLAESIENLERGNVKSKEIEI, translated from the coding sequence GTGACGGTTAAAAATTATACGTTCGTAAGAGATAATTTTAGAGATATGATTAATAAGGTAAATGATGATAGCGATACAATTACGATTACAACAAAAGACCGTAACGCTGTGTTGATGTCAGAAGATGATTACGACGCAATTATGGAAACATTATATCTTCAACAAAATCCTTCCAACGCAAAACATTTAGCAGAATCAATTGAGAATTTAGAACGTGGTAATGTTAAAAGTAAGGAAATAGAAATATAA
- a CDS encoding replication initiator protein A translates to MTNEENQKFTKLHKFLFTDNKFKAMRAKSKLLYAIITERQSLTIAYAKNNQDQSQFLDENKRLFSIYSNSDLKGMLHVSEPTIINLKKELIEYGLLEEIRVPTSNNRLYPKKPYDKYYYLNDIDEFYRLPYALFDNPFYNKLSPDAIITYAIYLSRYEYSVFKDIFYDKTHNIYCVMPNQEIAKFLNINRKKVARLKNELIAYGLIEVKPSKRADKLYVNPPKQRNDNKLKKWDIANLKNGTLQTKDMGHCKLKKWDASYTDFSNTNISVIDSNDMNDMNDIREANIEDTKPNQPNHTDHLQKQSDEEALKHLELQEMPEDTKRYMNNFSAKEIQIIKSVILKAKRSFNDLYGEVYMLEDMDDELFTVLKRFKGIMVKKQEKLENMQGYLMRSILSELEEMRSTNMRRKNFENSPLNVFKS, encoded by the coding sequence ATGACAAATGAAGAAAATCAAAAATTCACAAAACTACACAAATTCTTATTTACAGACAACAAGTTCAAAGCTATGAGAGCCAAAAGTAAATTACTCTATGCGATTATTACTGAACGTCAAAGTTTAACAATTGCTTATGCAAAAAATAACCAAGATCAATCTCAATTTTTAGATGAAAATAAACGATTATTTTCAATATATTCAAATTCAGATTTAAAAGGTATGCTACATGTTTCTGAACCTACAATTATAAATTTAAAAAAAGAATTGATTGAATATGGTCTTTTAGAAGAAATAAGAGTTCCTACTTCAAATAATCGATTATATCCCAAAAAGCCATATGATAAATACTATTATCTAAATGATATTGATGAGTTTTATCGTTTGCCTTATGCACTTTTTGATAATCCATTTTATAATAAACTATCGCCCGATGCTATTATTACTTACGCTATTTATCTAAGTCGTTATGAATATAGTGTATTTAAAGATATTTTTTACGATAAAACACATAATATTTACTGCGTGATGCCAAATCAAGAAATTGCAAAATTTTTGAATATAAATCGTAAAAAAGTGGCTAGGCTCAAAAATGAGTTAATTGCTTATGGATTAATAGAAGTAAAACCTTCAAAAAGAGCAGATAAATTATATGTAAATCCTCCAAAACAGCGTAATGACAACAAACTTAAAAAATGGGACATTGCAAACTTAAAAAATGGGACATTGCAAACTAAAGATATGGGACATTGCAAACTTAAAAAATGGGACGCTAGTTATACTGATTTTAGTAACACTAATATTAGTGTTATTGATTCTAATGATATGAATGATATGAATGATATAAGAGAGGCAAATATAGAAGATACAAAACCTAATCAACCAAATCATACAGATCATTTACAAAAGCAATCCGATGAAGAAGCTTTAAAACATTTAGAACTTCAGGAAATGCCCGAAGATACAAAAAGATACATGAATAATTTTAGTGCTAAAGAAATACAAATCATTAAATCAGTTATACTAAAAGCTAAGCGTTCGTTTAATGATTTGTATGGTGAAGTGTATATGCTTGAAGATATGGATGATGAATTATTTACGGTACTTAAAAGATTCAAAGGTATAATGGTTAAAAAACAAGAAAAATTGGAAAATATGCAAGGATATTTAATGCGCTCTATTTTGTCCGAATTAGAAGAAATGCGCTCAACGAATATGCGTAGAAAAAACTTTGAAAACAGCCCACTCAACGTATTTAAATCATAA
- the arsD gene encoding arsenite efflux transporter metallochaperone ArsD — translation MLNIEIYEEAMCCSTGVCGPEPDETLIKTNQINEYLKQNQIEVQRYNMSNNPNEFIKNKEAIRLIQEKGNEVLPITFIEGNIAKTGTYITQEEADEIITVNQMRNGGCCDGDGCC, via the coding sequence ATGTTAAATATTGAAATATACGAAGAAGCTATGTGCTGTTCTACTGGCGTATGTGGTCCAGAACCGGATGAAACACTAATAAAGACGAACCAAATCAATGAATATTTAAAACAAAATCAAATAGAAGTTCAACGTTATAATATGAGTAACAATCCGAATGAATTTATTAAAAATAAAGAAGCTATTCGTTTAATTCAAGAAAAAGGTAATGAAGTTTTACCAATCACTTTTATAGAAGGCAATATAGCTAAAACGGGTACTTATATTACCCAAGAAGAAGCCGATGAAATTATTACGGTTAATCAGATGAGAAATGGAGGATGCTGTGATGGAGATGGATGCTGTTAA
- a CDS encoding ParA family protein, whose amino-acid sequence MNIITVGNFKGGVGKTTVSTLLSYIASENYNKKVLLIDFDPQGNATQIMKRTYPEFKEESLSFINMLKSGNIDESIIRLTSNLSLLPADSSLANLSDIISKTDILKKRYILKNVVEKIEKIYDFDYVFIDVPPTINSDFTNNAVYASNYILMVFQTQQSAYESSLSFVNFLRDRKKESDLPFELVGAVPVLIKKNGRVDKQILEMSKSAFSEALFEHQIYQRERIKKFAADGIKDKDMHDKKVIHMFNKVYEELVSRIKLIEEE is encoded by the coding sequence TTGAATATAATAACAGTTGGAAATTTTAAAGGTGGCGTAGGTAAAACTACAGTATCTACATTACTTTCTTATATTGCATCTGAAAACTATAACAAAAAGGTTCTTTTAATAGATTTTGATCCTCAAGGTAACGCTACTCAAATTATGAAAAGAACTTATCCAGAATTTAAAGAGGAATCACTTTCATTCATAAATATGCTAAAAAGTGGAAATATAGATGAAAGTATCATTAGATTAACTTCTAATTTATCATTATTGCCCGCTGATTCGTCTTTGGCTAATTTATCCGATATTATTTCAAAAACAGACATTTTGAAAAAAAGATATATTTTAAAAAATGTGGTAGAAAAAATTGAAAAAATTTATGATTTCGATTATGTATTTATAGATGTGCCACCTACTATAAATTCAGATTTTACTAATAATGCTGTTTACGCAAGTAATTATATTTTAATGGTATTTCAAACACAACAATCAGCTTATGAGAGCAGTCTTTCTTTTGTTAATTTTCTAAGAGATAGAAAAAAAGAGTCAGATTTACCATTTGAATTAGTTGGTGCAGTTCCAGTATTAATAAAAAAAAATGGACGAGTAGATAAACAAATATTAGAGATGTCTAAATCTGCGTTTTCTGAAGCATTATTTGAACACCAAATATATCAAAGAGAAAGAATAAAAAAGTTCGCTGCTGATGGGATAAAAGATAAAGATATGCATGATAAAAAAGTCATACATATGTTCAACAAAGTATATGAAGAATTAGTTAGTAGAATTAAATTAATTGAGGAGGAATGA
- a CDS encoding IS6 family transposase: MNYFRYKQFNKDVITVAVGYYLRYALSYRDISEILSERGVNVHHSTVYRWVQEYAPILYQIWKKKHKKAYYKLRIDETYIKIKGKWSYLYRAIDAEGHTLDIWLRKQRDNHSAYAFIKRLIKQFGKPQKVITDQAPSTKVAMAKVIKAFKLKPDCHCTSKYLNNLIEQDHRHIKVRNTRYQSINTAKNTLKGIECIYALYKKNRRSLQIYGFSPCQEISIMLAS, encoded by the coding sequence ATGAACTATTTCAGATATAAACAATTTAACAAGGATGTTATCACTGTAGCCGTTGGCTACTATCTAAGATATGCATTGAGTTATCGTGATATATCTGAAATATTAAGTGAACGTGGTGTAAACGTTCATCATTCAACGGTCTACCGTTGGGTTCAAGAATATGCCCCAATTTTGTATCAAATTTGGAAGAAAAAGCATAAAAAAGCTTATTACAAATTGCGTATTGATGAGACGTACATCAAAATAAAAGGAAAATGGAGCTATTTATATCGTGCCATTGATGCAGAGGGACATACATTAGATATTTGGTTGCGTAAGCAACGAGATAATCATTCAGCATATGCGTTTATCAAACGTCTCATTAAACAATTTGGTAAACCTCAAAAGGTAATTACAGATCAGGCACCTTCAACGAAGGTAGCAATGGCTAAAGTAATTAAAGCTTTTAAACTTAAACCTGACTGTCATTGTACATCGAAATATCTGAATAACCTCATTGAGCAAGATCACCGTCATATTAAAGTAAGAAATACAAGGTATCAAAGTATCAATACAGCAAAGAATACTTTAAAAGGTATTGAATGTATTTACGCTCTATATAAAAAGAACCGCAGGTCTCTTCAGATCTACGGATTTTCGCCATGCCAAGAAATTAGCATCATGCTAGCAAGTTAA
- the arsA gene encoding arsenical pump-driving ATPase, which produces MEMDAVKYLNKLNLDNVELTKYLFFTGKGGVGKTTISSSIALNLAENGKKVALVSTDPASNLQDVFQMELSNKLTKYQPIPNLSIANFDPIAAADDYKAQSIEPYEGILPEDVLSEMKEQLSGSCTVEVAAFNEFTNFLSDKTLEQEFDFIIFDTAPTGHTLRMLELPSAWTDYLNTTSNDASCLGQLSGLNENRGKYNSALEKLRNQDDTTMMLVAKPSHSSIYEIQRAQQELQQLSISKFKVVINNYIEESHGLISSQMKSEQDKNINHFTEWLNNNHAYYVPYKKQKEEGIESLTNLLNDDNLIENDDFIVEDHPQFNKLTDEIENSKVQYLFTMGKGGVGKTTVATQLATALSNKGHRVLLATTDPTKEINVETTSNLNTAYIDEEQALEKYKKEVLATVNDDTPQDDIDYIMEDLKSPCTEEIAFFKAFSDIMENQEDMDYVIVDTAPTGHTLLLLDSSENHHKELKKKSTQTTSNVETLLPKIQNQDLTQMIIVTLAEKTPYLESKRLVEDLNRADIGHNWWVVNQSLVTLNQRDDLFSNKKEDESIWINKIKNESLNNYFVIPYGGLEY; this is translated from the coding sequence ATGGAGATGGATGCTGTTAAATACTTAAATAAATTGAATTTAGATAATGTTGAGTTAACAAAATATTTGTTTTTTACTGGTAAAGGTGGCGTAGGCAAAACGACGATATCAAGTTCTATTGCTTTAAACTTAGCGGAAAATGGAAAGAAAGTAGCTTTAGTAAGTACTGATCCAGCTAGTAATTTACAAGATGTATTTCAAATGGAATTATCTAATAAATTAACTAAATATCAACCTATACCTAATCTCTCTATAGCCAATTTTGACCCGATTGCTGCTGCAGACGATTATAAAGCACAATCTATAGAACCTTATGAGGGTATTCTACCAGAAGATGTGCTTTCTGAGATGAAAGAACAGTTAAGTGGTTCGTGTACAGTTGAAGTAGCAGCGTTTAATGAATTTACAAATTTTTTATCCGATAAAACTTTAGAACAAGAATTTGATTTCATTATATTTGATACAGCTCCAACAGGTCACACCTTGAGAATGCTTGAATTACCTTCTGCATGGACAGATTATTTAAATACAACGAGTAATGACGCTTCTTGCTTAGGTCAATTATCGGGTTTAAATGAAAATAGAGGTAAATATAATTCAGCACTTGAAAAACTACGTAACCAAGACGATACGACCATGATGTTAGTTGCGAAACCTAGCCACTCTTCTATATATGAAATTCAAAGAGCGCAACAAGAATTACAACAACTATCAATTTCTAAATTCAAAGTAGTCATTAACAACTATATAGAAGAAAGTCACGGTTTAATTTCGAGTCAGATGAAATCAGAACAAGATAAAAACATTAATCATTTTACTGAATGGTTAAATAACAATCATGCTTATTACGTTCCATATAAAAAGCAGAAAGAAGAAGGTATAGAAAGTTTAACTAATCTATTAAATGATGATAACTTAATTGAAAATGATGACTTTATTGTTGAAGATCATCCGCAATTCAATAAATTAACAGATGAAATTGAAAATAGTAAAGTTCAATATTTATTTACAATGGGAAAAGGTGGCGTTGGTAAAACGACAGTAGCAACGCAATTAGCTACAGCATTATCTAATAAAGGACATCGTGTTCTTTTAGCAACTACTGACCCTACTAAAGAAATTAATGTTGAAACCACAAGTAATTTAAATACTGCTTATATTGATGAAGAACAAGCATTAGAAAAGTATAAAAAAGAAGTACTAGCCACAGTGAATGATGATACACCACAAGACGATATTGATTATATTATGGAAGATTTAAAATCACCTTGTACAGAAGAAATAGCATTTTTCAAAGCCTTTAGTGACATTATGGAGAACCAAGAAGACATGGATTACGTAATTGTAGATACAGCTCCTACAGGCCATACCTTGTTGTTACTTGATTCTAGTGAAAATCACCATAAAGAACTAAAGAAAAAATCAACTCAAACTACCAGTAATGTTGAAACGTTATTACCTAAAATTCAAAATCAAGATTTAACACAGATGATAATCGTAACACTAGCAGAAAAAACACCTTATTTAGAATCTAAACGTTTAGTAGAAGATTTAAATAGAGCCGATATAGGACATAATTGGTGGGTCGTTAATCAATCATTAGTTACGCTAAATCAACGTGATGACCTTTTTAGTAACAAAAAAGAAGATGAATCGATTTGGATAAACAAGATTAAAAATGAAAGTCTTAATAATTACTTTGTCATACCTTATGGAGGGTTAGAATATTGA